Proteins found in one Quercus robur chromosome 2, dhQueRobu3.1, whole genome shotgun sequence genomic segment:
- the LOC126712171 gene encoding F-box/FBD/LRR-repeat protein At1g13570-like, translated as MELDEISNLPGHVVDQILSQLSIREAVKTSVLSSKWRYKWATLPNLVFDNECYSFSSLDQTAVKSKLVNIVDHVLLLHNGPIYKFKLSHRDLQGISDIDRWILHLSRHSIQEFILEIWKGQRYKMPSCLFSCQHLIHLELFNCLLKPPSTFKGFKSLKSLDLQHVTLAQDVFENLISSCPLLERLTLMNFDGFTYLNIEAPNLQFFDIGGVFNDISFENAFQLAVVSIGLYDKRQSHANSSNLLKFFVHLPHIRRLEIQSYFLKYLSVGFVPGKLPNPCFNLNYLSIRINFNDVDEVLTALCILRSSPNLQELEVLARPEEQAAVGTVTNIKEDNHWSCHQLRLVKILGISGIKPELNFINLLLSTSPGLEKMTVKPASNNGGWELLKDLLRFRRASVQAEIIYMDP; from the exons ATGGAGCTAGATGAAATCAGCAACTTACCAGGGCATGTTGTAGATCAAATTCTTTCACAGTTGTCAATTAGGGAGGCGGTAAAGACAAGTGTTTTGTCAAGCAAGTGGAGATATAAATGGGCTACCCTTCCAAATCTTGTGTTTGATAATGAGTGTtactcattttcttcattagaTCAAACTGCCGTCAAGAGTAAACTTGTGAATATTGTTGATCACGTTCTCTTACTTCATAATGGCCCAATTTACAAGTTCAAGCTATCACATCGAGATCTTCAAGGTATTAGTGACATTGATCGGTGGATTCTTCATCTATCAAGGCACTCTATCCAAGAATTCATACTTGAAATTTGGAAAGGGCAACGCTACAAGATGCcttcttgtttattttcttgCCAACATTTGATTCATTTAGAGTTATTTAATTGTTTGCTAAAACCTCCATCGACATTTAAAGGCTTCAAGAGTTTGAAGAGCCTTGATCTTCAGCATGTGACCTTGGCTCAAGATGtgtttgaaaatctaatttctAGTTGTCCTCTACTTGAGAGATTGACATTGATGAACTTTGATGGTTTCACTTATCTCAACATTGAGGCACCAAATCTCCAGTTTTTTGACATTGGAGGTGTTTTTAACGACATTAGTTTTGAAAATGCCTTCCAATTAGCTGTTGTTTCCATTGGATTATATGACAAAAGGCAATCCCATGCCAACTCTAGCAATTTGCTCAAATTTTTTGTTCATCTGCCTCATATCCGAAGGTTGGAGATTCAGAGTTACTTTTTGAAG TATTTGTCCGTTGGCTTTGTGCCAGGAAAGTTGCCTAATCCATGTTTCAATCTCAATTATCTTTCTATACGCATAAACTTCAATGATGTGGATGAGGTTTTAACTGCTCTATGCATCTTAAGAAGTTCCCCTAATCTGCAAGAACTAGAAGTTTTG GCTCGTCCAGAGGAGCAGGCTGCTGTGGGAACAGTAACTAACATAAAAGAAGACAACCATTGGAGTTGTCACCAACTGCGACTAGTGAAAATACTTGGCATTTCTGGTATCAAACCTGAGTTAAATTTCATCAACCTTCTGCTATCAACTTCCCCTGGGCTTGAAAAAATGACTGTTAAGCCTGCTTCCAACAATGGAGGATGGGAATTGCTAAAAGATTTGCTGCGATTCAGGCGAGCCTCTGTACAAGCAGAAATCATTTACATGGATCCATAA
- the LOC126712169 gene encoding 30S ribosomal protein S9, chloroplastic, producing MSTITLLSSLTSSLSSLSFSSQISHKPNGLSFARPNSLSLSTRTLPRPLTVLATVASPQEVETADLKKYVKSRLPGGFAAQTIIGTGRRKCAIARVVLQEGTGKLIINYRDAKEYLQGNPLWLQYVKVPLVALGYESNYDVFVKAHGGGLSGQAQAISLGIARALLKVSEDHRVPLRREGLLTRDSRVVERKKVGLKKARKAPQFSKR from the exons atgTCAACAATTACGTTATTATCTTCACTGACTTCctccctctcttctctctcattttcgTCCCAAATCTCCCACAAACCTAACGGCCTCTCTTTCGCTCGACCCAACTCACTCTCGCTCTCGACCAGGACTCTTCCTCGTCCTCTCACGGTGCTCGCCACGGTGGCTTCGCCTCAAGAGGTGGAGACGGCGGACCTAAAGAAGTACGTGAAATCGAGACTCCCAGGTGGGTTCGCCGCCCAAACTATCATCGGCACTGGCCGGAGAAAATGTGCCATCGCTCGTGTTGTCCTCCAAGAAGGCACTGGCAAGCTTATCATCAATTACCGCGACGCCAag GAATATCTTCAAGGCAATCCATTGTGGCTTCAGTATGTCAAAGTCCCATTAGTAGCCTTGGGATATGAAAGTAATTACGATGTGTTTGTCAAAGCTCATGGGGGTGGCCTCTCCGGTCAGGCTCAGGCAATCTCTCTTGGCATTGCTCGCGCACTGCTAAAGGTGAGTGAGGACCACAGAGTGCCTCTGAGAAGGGAAGGGCTTCTGACTAGGGACTCCAGAGTTGTTGAGAGGAAGAAAGTTGGTCTCAAGAAAGCTCGTAAAGCCCCACAGTTCTCCAAACGTTAA
- the LOC126712170 gene encoding protein DETOXIFICATION 33 codes for MAVDTPLLTNNHSNLEDEKQLGFVKDFGVESKKLWKLAGPAIFTAICQYSLGALTQTFAGLVGEIELAAVSVENSVIAGLAFGVMLGMGSALETLCGQAYGAGQIRMLGVYMQRSWVILLTTALVLVPIYVWSPPILELIGETEEISEAAGKFAIWMLPQLFAYALNFPIQKFLQAQRKVLVITYISVAVLVIHTFFSWLLILHLGWGLTGAAITLNTSWWLIVLGQLAYIFYTKSDGAWAGFSWLAFADLWGFVKLSLASAVMLCLEFWYLMILVVITGRLPNPLIPVDAISICMNIQGWDAMIALGFNAAISVRVSNELGAGKARTAKFAVLVVSMTSVSIGVVCMAVVYATRDYFPYLFTTSVAVAEETTQLAVLLGITVLLNSLQPVLSGVAVGAGWQSLVAYINIGCYYIVGLPAGILLGFTFGFGAEGIWSGMIGGIVLQTIILIVVTSITNWRKEAEEADSRVKKWGGGTISEE; via the exons ATGGCCGTAGACACACCACTTCTTACCAATAACCACAGCAACCTTGAAGATGAAAAGCAATTGGGTTTTGTTAAGGACTTTGGTGTAGAGTCAAAGAAGCTATGGAAGCTTGCTGGCCCAGCAATCTTCACTGCAATATGTCAGTACTCACTGGGTGCACTCACTCAGACTTTTGCGGGTCTCGTCGGAGAGATCGAGCTCGCAGCTGTGTCAGTTGAAAACTCGGTCATTGCCGGGCTTGCCTTTGGTGTCatg TTGGGAATGGGAAGTGCATTGGAGACACTTTGCGGGCAAGCATACGGTGCAGGGCAAATCAGGATGTTGGGAGTGTACATGCAAAGATCATGGGTCATTTTGTTGACTACGGCTTTAGTTTTGGTTCCAATCTATGTTTGGTCTCCTCCTATCCTTGAGCTAATTGGAGAGACCGAGGAGATATCTGAGGCAGCTG GGAAATTTGCTATATGGATGCTTCCACAGTTGTTCGCATACGCACTCAATTTTCCAATCCAAAAGTTTCTGCAAGCACAGAGGAAAGTCCTAGTCATTACATATATATCGGTTGCGGTACTGGTGATACATACATTTTTCAGTTGGTTGCTAATATTGCATCTTGGGTGGGGCTTAACTGGAGCGGCAATCACTTTGAATACATCATGGTGGCTCATTGTTCTTGGTCAATTGGCTTACATTTTCTATACCAAGTCCGATGGTGCTTGGGCCGGATTCTCATGGCTAGCATTTGCAGACTTGTGGGGCTTTGTGAAGCTTTCATTGGCTTCTGCTGTAATGTTATG CTTGGAGTTTTGGTACCTGATGATACTGGTAGTTATAACAGGTCGTCTGCCGAATCCTCTTATACCAGTAGATGCCATCTCTATTTG cATGAACATACAAGGATGGGATGCGATGATTGCACTTGGGTTCAATGCTGCAATAAG TGTGAGAGTATCAAATGAACTTGGAGCTGGCAAGGCTCGGACTGCAAAATTTGCAGTGCTAGTGGTTTCTATGACATCTGTTTCCATAGGGGTTGTTTGCATGGCCGTAGTATATGCAACAAGGGATTATTTCCCATACCTTTTCACCACTAGTGTGGCCGTCGCTGAAGAAACTACCCAACTTGCTGTCTTGCTGGGAATCACAGTGCTTCTAAACAGCCTTCAACCAGTGTTATCTG GTGTTGCTGTTGGAGCTGGATGGCAATCTCTTGTCGCATACATCAACATTGGCTGCTACTACATTGTTGGATTGCCAGCTGGAATACTATTGGGATTCACATTTGGTTTTGGAGCTGAG GGTATATGGTCAGGTATGATTGGAGGCATTGTTTTGCAAACTATAATCTTGATTGTGGTCACTTCAATAACAAACTGGAGAAAAGAA GCTGAAGAAGCAGACAGCCGTGTGAAGAAATGGGGAGGAGGAACAATTAGTGAAGAGTGA